The Methanomicrobia archaeon sequence CGCTCAGAACGGTACATAACACGGGCGCGTTGCGGGAGTACCCGGTGCTACGGGAAGAAGGCGGCGGGTTGGTTTCGCAAGCCGAACACACGGTGATCGTGACGAAGGACGGGTGCGAGGTGACGACGAAATAAGATACAATACTAAGGGGCCATGAAAAAAAGTAAAATGCATCAAGAGAAGAAAAAGACGGCTGTGGAGATAATGGATGCATCTCGTGCAAAGACGCGCGGTGTGAAATTCGATTCCACTGAAGTGATCAGACGCATGAGGGATGCACGATATTCTTGGACCCGCTATTCGAATAACTCCCCCTTAGCGAACTCCAAGTTGAGATAGGACTGAAGAGTAAAAATCGCATTGTCTTTTGTCATGCTCCCTATAGACGGCTCCGTTGGTGAAGGCGGCGGTCAGATCATACGCACCGCAATCGCGCTCGCAGCGATCACCGGCAAAGAGGTAGAACTAACCAACATCCGGGCGAACCGGCCGAAGCCCGGGCTCTCGGCGCAGCACCTGCACGCCGTGGAAGCCGTAGAACGAATCTCAGGTGGGCACACCGAAGGGCTAGCGCTGCGGTCTACTCACTTAATATTCACGCCGGGAACGCTCAAGGGCTTTAAAGGCGAGATAGATATCGGCACTGCAGGCAGTATTACATTATTACTACAATGCCTCATCCCGGTTGCGCTCTTTGCCGACCGTGAAACGTCGGTAAAAATAACAGGCGGCACGGACGTGAACTGGTCTCCGCCAATCGATTTTTACCTGAACGTATTCCTCAAAGCGCTTCGAGAGATGGGCTGTGCGGTGTATTTAGATCTCAAACGAAGAGGCTATTATCCCAAGGGCGGCGGCGTAGTGGACGTCACAGTAACACCTGTGACGCAGCTGAAGGGGTTTGTGCTACAGGAACCGGAAACCGCAAACGTCATAAAGGGCGTCTCGCATTCCTCTGGTCTTCCCGCGCACGTAGCCGAACGACAAGCGAACGCTGCTAAACAGACCCTAAAAGGAGTGGGCTACAATGCCAAAATAAAAATGGAAATAGAAGAGGACGGTAAAAGGACTACGGGCAGCGGCATTACACTCTGGCGCGGTTACAAAAGTGGGACCGCTTTGGGCGAACGCGGCAAACGTGCAGAAATCGTCGGTGAAGAGGCTGCGAGAAACATCATAACAGAATTAGAAACCGCTGCGACAGTCGATGTGCACTTAGCAGATCAGCTCGTCCCCTATATCGCTCTTGCAGACGATAAATCTGAACTAAGGGTACGGGAGATGACGAAGCATCTCGAAACCAACATCTTCATCACGCAGCAGTTTCTGGATGTGGAATTCGAAATCGAGCAAGAGCGAACAAAGGAAGGAAAAGAGGTTTTTGTGGTTAAGAGGGGGTAGTTCTCAACGTAGCGGGCTGCTGAAGGAAATTCTCGATCTTCATAAAATCACTTGAAATCGGTAGAGTCGCTGCATGCTGCTTAAATCGATCTATCGTCGTCCATAATCGCAGCCATCCACAATCGGAACGGGCTCAAATCCCCTCTCCGTAAGATACTTCATCACGCTATCCCGCTCTTCAACCGTTTTGAACTCGAATCGGAATCGTTCGTGATTGTAATAGCGAGATAGATCCTTGAAGATTCCGCGATCCTCGAAGAAATACTTGAAGTACCACAGACTTCCTAGTTTGAAGATATAAATTCGTTCCCGTTCTGTGTTCGCATCAGCTTGAACGTTAGAAAGGAGTGGCATCGTGTTTGTGTTCCTTTACCTCCTTTGCATCACAAAAAACACCGACCCGCAAGGATCTCTTTTGAACATGTCGACTTCCTGTTGTTCCTTGTCAAGCACTTTTAGAGACTCTCGGTCGCCTCTGTACTTCACGTTCACGCGAAGTTCCTGTATCCGCTTCTCCAACGGCCCGATATAGTCATGCCACCACGAGTCCTCAGACACGGTGAACTGCCCAATGAGCGCGTAGCCGCAGCGTGAAATCAGCTCCAGTTTCTTCGGTAAATTGCCTGGGTCGTCATGAACGACGAGGAATCCCCGAGGTTTGAGTAACCGCCGCCACGCTTTAAGGCCCTGTTCAAACCCGATGACAAATAGAGAGCCCTCGGCCCACACGATATCAAAGCGCTCATCAGGGAAGTCCATCTCAAACAGTGAGCATTGTACAGCCTTAACCCTGTCTGAGAGGTCCGCGGCTTCTATCTTTCGGTGCAGTTCGTCCAAGTCAGGCTGGCTGATGTCCAATCCGATTATCTGCCCGTTGCTCAATCGCGCAAGTTCCAGCGTCGGAACGCCCGTGCCGCAGCCGATATCCAAAATATCAGGAGCTTCCAATTCGGGCAGCATCTGAAACGCCTGCCTCGTGTATTTAATGAAACGTTCCCTGAGACGGTCTTTCTGGAGCGCTCCTAGTACGTCTACGGTCATTGGTCGCGGCCACGGTTAACGGTTACACTAAAAATAAGTAAGAGGAAGTCACAAGAAGGAGCATAACGCCCTTTGCTAGACTTCGATTAGGTGTTATTTATCCCTCTTTAACTTTCTCCGCGCCCCGCGTTAGCGCCTCCTCCACCGCTGCCAGATCCTTCATCACAAATACCCTATCCTTTCCGCTCTCCGTGGAATCGATCGAATCCCTCAGAATCGGCGCATACTTCTTGAATTTATCTATCTTCACCGTGTACTCCGCGGTGTCCTCGATTGGAACGGGCTCGAACCCCTTCTCCTCGAGGTACGCTATCACCTTATTCCGCTCGGCAACGTTCTCCAGCTCGAAGCGGTAAGTCTCGCGATGATAATAGTCAGCCAGATCACTGAAGATCTCTCGATCGTCGAAAAAGTGCTTGAAGCACCACAGTTTCCCTATTTTGAAGATATTTATTCGTTCCTTTTTTACCTTCGCTGCTTGCCCACTCATTTCGTTCTTCTCTCCTTCCTTTCCTATTTTATCTTATAACTCAGCCCGAATTAGCAAAAAATATTACGATATAAATAGGTGACTACGGCAAGCTATATAAGCTTTTTTATCCTCTTATTCAAAAGCGGGTTTCAATTTCTCATATACAACTTTTATGGTCGTAGAGGATTGCGTTAGCAAAACCCCCTAAAACTACTCCGGTGATCTTTAAATTAAGGTTCCTACTCGCATTTAACGAGAGAAGCAAAAGTAGCCACGGCTACTCTAAAAATGGATACGCTTTTTTTTCGATTTAGTGCCTTCCATGGATTTCGCACTTCCGTTAGGAAATACAAGCGAACGCAAAAGCGAAAGCCTTAAATACCCCCACGGAAGAATCGTGAGGTGGAGTAGAGGGATATGGTTACGATAAATGAAGAGCGAGGGATGTTTGTTGTAGCGATCGTCGTGATTTTCGTCTTGACTGCTTTTATGCCATCTGTCAGTGCAGCGGAGGTTCATCCAGGAGATTCGATCCAAGCAGCGATCAACGCGGCGGGATTCGGGGATACAATTACCGTGCATAATGGTGTTTACAAGGAAAATCTCATTGTGAATAAGTCGAATATCGCCATACGGTCGGCCAACGGCTCCGCGGTTACCATCATCAGCTCGAACCAAACGGACATGCATGTGGTCAACATCACCAATCAGACGAATGTCACCCTAGAAAGATTCACGATTCGGGATGCACACGGCACGACGCAGAATGTGGCAGGTATCTATATGGAGAACGTAACCGAGTGCACCATTTCGAATAACACCGTGACGAACATCACTGCAACCGATCCGATGGCCTTAGGCATCGAGCTGTTGGATTCACACAATAACCGCTTCGGTTCCAGCACCTCCATATCTCACATTCATGCAAATCAAACAGTCGACGGTATCTTGATGAGGATGTCAAACAATAACAGCTTCAATTCTGACCTCACCATTTCGTACGTGTATACGCCAGGCTATTACGCCTGCGGCCTTGAGGTGTGGGGTTCACACAACAACAGCTTCAATTCGAACACCACCATTTCGCACGTGAATGCAACTGAGGAAGTCTTTGGGATCTTGATCATCGAATCAGATAACAACACATTTTATTCGACGGTCAACGTTTCTCAGATCAGCGGCCCCGGCTATCTCCTTACCTGTGGTATTGGGCTCGGGATGGACGCAACCAATAACGCCTTCGAAGCTCCCATCACCGTTTCTTACATCAACGGAACCAACGTCGTCAATGGCCTTGGGCTTCATACCACCACCTGCAACCGCTTCAGCTCAAGCGTTGCCATCTCGCACCTGACAGGAACAAATACCACGGGCGGTCTTGGACTGTATAAAGCGCACAATAACTCCTTCGCCGGAAGCATCACCATCTCTGACATTGTTGATTCCGTTAACTTATCCGGTGGCATCGGACTCGGACTGGCAGATGACAACACCTTCAGCGCAGACATCATCATCTCAGACGTCAACGGGAACAAAACCGCGGGTGGCATCGGGCTGAACTATTCAAACAACAACACATTTAACGGGAGTATCGCCATCTCCCGCATTACCGCAGGGAACATCGCAGGCGGCATCGGGCTGATTAATGATTCAAAGTACAACTCATTTGGTTCCAGTATCAATATCTCGCACATTAACGCGAGTTACATAGCATGCGGCATCGGGCTGGTGGGTTCCGATGACAACGAATTCCGGGATTGCACGATCTCTGATTTGGCGGCTCTTATACCCACGAAGTCCATCGGCATTGGTATGATTGATTCGAGCGATGGAAACCGGGTATTCAGGAGTACAATATTCAGTGGCATCAACCTCCTCACCCGATTTGGCGTTTACGTAAGAAGCAGCTATAATGACCTCATCGCGGATAGCAACATCTCTCACTGTGGGCAGGGCATTCTTCTGAACCACAGTTGGTTGATCAACGTGTCACACAATGAGATACAGGACAACAAGCACGGAGTGCAGCTCAATTACAGTCACAATAATACGATTGCGCGGAACATGATTGTGAACAACACGGCCAGGACAACGGGAGTGCACATAAACAATGGCTCCAACGACAATGAGATACACGAGAATTGTTTCTATTATAACGATCCCCAAGCACTCGATAACGGGACAGGAAACAACTGGAGTGGCAACTTCTGGTCAGATTATAGCCTGCCATACAATATAGAAGGTATCGCGGGCAGTACGGACGGAAATCCATTAGATGAATGCCCCTTTGGGGAAGAGCCACCGGAGCCAACACCAGGACCATCTCCAGAGCCCTCTCCAGGGCCATCGCCAAAACCGGTAAAATTACCGGCACTGACGCAGATCGGACTTATCGCACTCGTCAGCTTGCTTTCGGCACTCGCTGCACTAACCATGCGAAAGAGGCGGTAAGACCTCTTCCTTTTTCTCCCATTGTAAATTTAAGCGTTCTTCGGGAGCTCGCATAATGACTTGACGTAATAGCGATACAACATTACGGTAAACGTGGTGAATGCGATCAGATTTTCAAAAGCACAGGTTAAAGTCAGCTTTTTTATAAGCTTTTTTATCTTTTCATCCGATAGGGATGAAAACAGTTTTGATATGTATCTCGAATTGAGGAAATGCCGTGGCTGCCAAAATCTTTATTTTGGATAAGAGTTAATGCTATTCTTATATGAAAACGGCATCCTCCACCATCAAAGCATTCTTTATTTTCAGTATGCTCTGTCTCTCCATTTTATCAGTACACGTGAGTGCATCTGAAGATTTTGAAACAAAAACTGAAAATCTCGACCCGCGGGCAGATGCATTCGTTGCTTCGTATTCGCCTGATGAGAACTACGGAGATTTTTCTTTTTATGTGCGGAAGACTCGAGATTAACTTTCCTTAAGTTTGATTTATCATGCATCCCCGTAGACGCAACAATAAACTCTGCACAACTCAAGCTCTATGGTGGACCCTTTTTACCAGAAGAAGGAGGAGACGTTAGCGCCTTTTACGTTCTCGACGATTCGTGGAGAGAACACGGGTTGACCTACAATAACAGACCTAATAGTTCTAAAACCCTCACATACACCGTGGAAAATATTTCATCCCGTTCGTGGTACACGTGGGATATTACCGAAGATGTCAGAGACACTTTTCTTACTGACAAGGTTTTGACGGAGGCATTAGTATGTGAAAATACAGTGAGAGAAACCTGGATAAGGTTTTATTCAAGAGATTTAGTAGTAATATATCCTGAGTCTGATAACAGGCCGAAGCTGGAGGTTACTTATACTATCCCTATTACCCCCACTCCAACCCCTGCTCGCTCCTACTTCAACCCCACTTATAACATCTGAGCCATCTCTGCCACCAACCACAATATCTTTTAAGGAAAAAGTATCGGCGGTGCTGAAAAATCCGGTATTCATTGGGGGTTGTACGGGAATCCTAGTAATATTTGGAGCTGTGCAGTTGTATTTGCATTTTAAAAGAAAAACTAAAGTTTAAGAGGGAGCCCATCCAAACGAGTATTGATGACAGAGTTTGACGAAGGCGACCGCATACGGATAAGAAAAGAGACCGATAGCGGCGTTGCCGTTTACGAAGGCATTTTCATGCCAACCGCATCGCGAAATATCGTTATTAAGCTCGATAGCGGCTATAATGTCGGAATACAACCCGAAAACGTAGAAATAGAAGTTGTAAGCAAGGCAGGCGCGTTAAAAGAGCCGAGCATGAGAGAGGGAGCAAAAGAGGGCAAAAAAGAAGAGCGTTTGCCTTCGTTGGCTATTCTCTCCACGGGCGGTACAATCGCCTCTAAAGTGGATTACCGAACCGGTGCGGTCTCTCCGCAGTTCTCCACCGAG is a genomic window containing:
- a CDS encoding RNA 3'-terminal phosphate cyclase — protein: MLPIDGSVGEGGGQIIRTAIALAAITGKEVELTNIRANRPKPGLSAQHLHAVEAVERISGGHTEGLALRSTHLIFTPGTLKGFKGEIDIGTAGSITLLLQCLIPVALFADRETSVKITGGTDVNWSPPIDFYLNVFLKALREMGCAVYLDLKRRGYYPKGGGVVDVTVTPVTQLKGFVLQEPETANVIKGVSHSSGLPAHVAERQANAAKQTLKGVGYNAKIKMEIEEDGKRTTGSGITLWRGYKSGTALGERGKRAEIVGEEAARNIITELETAATVDVHLADQLVPYIALADDKSELRVREMTKHLETNIFITQQFLDVEFEIEQERTKEGKEVFVVKRG
- a CDS encoding class I SAM-dependent methyltransferase; amino-acid sequence: MTVDVLGALQKDRLRERFIKYTRQAFQMLPELEAPDILDIGCGTGVPTLELARLSNGQIIGLDISQPDLDELHRKIEAADLSDRVKAVQCSLFEMDFPDERFDIVWAEGSLFVIGFEQGLKAWRRLLKPRGFLVVHDDPGNLPKKLELISRCGYALIGQFTVSEDSWWHDYIGPLEKRIQELRVNVKYRGDRESLKVLDKEQQEVDMFKRDPCGSVFFVMQRR
- a CDS encoding right-handed parallel beta-helix repeat-containing protein; translated protein: MVTINEERGMFVVAIVVIFVLTAFMPSVSAAEVHPGDSIQAAINAAGFGDTITVHNGVYKENLIVNKSNIAIRSANGSAVTIISSNQTDMHVVNITNQTNVTLERFTIRDAHGTTQNVAGIYMENVTECTISNNTVTNITATDPMALGIELLDSHNNRFGSSTSISHIHANQTVDGILMRMSNNNSFNSDLTISYVYTPGYYACGLEVWGSHNNSFNSNTTISHVNATEEVFGILIIESDNNTFYSTVNVSQISGPGYLLTCGIGLGMDATNNAFEAPITVSYINGTNVVNGLGLHTTTCNRFSSSVAISHLTGTNTTGGLGLYKAHNNSFAGSITISDIVDSVNLSGGIGLGLADDNTFSADIIISDVNGNKTAGGIGLNYSNNNTFNGSIAISRITAGNIAGGIGLINDSKYNSFGSSINISHINASYIACGIGLVGSDDNEFRDCTISDLAALIPTKSIGIGMIDSSDGNRVFRSTIFSGINLLTRFGVYVRSSYNDLIADSNISHCGQGILLNHSWLINVSHNEIQDNKHGVQLNYSHNNTIARNMIVNNTARTTGVHINNGSNDNEIHENCFYYNDPQALDNGTGNNWSGNFWSDYSLPYNIEGIAGSTDGNPLDECPFGEEPPEPTPGPSPEPSPGPSPKPVKLPALTQIGLIALVSLLSALAALTMRKRR
- a CDS encoding DNRLRE domain-containing protein — encoded protein: MPVDATINSAQLKLYGGPFLPEEGGDVSAFYVLDDSWREHGLTYNNRPNSSKTLTYTVENISSRSWYTWDITEDVRDTFLTDKVLTEALVCENTVRETWIRFYSRDLVVIYPESDNRPKLEVTYTIPITPTPTPARSYFNPTYNI